The Chitinivibrionales bacterium genome has a window encoding:
- a CDS encoding radical SAM protein, translating to MLNVCELFKSIQGESTFAGKICSFVRLAGCNLRCSYCDTSYSWDHGTTMAVDTIVKEIQKQKTTLVEITGGEPLIQDETPALCSAFLHKGYTVLIETNGTLDISRLPEGCIRIMDIKCPSSGMSQKFQYDNLAHLVTTDQCKFVMVDKSDFDWAARFIHTHHLLGKCEIVFSPVASSLQAKDLAHWILDSSLDVRLGIQLHKVIGDIL from the coding sequence ATGCTGAATGTCTGTGAACTATTCAAGAGTATCCAGGGGGAGTCGACCTTTGCAGGAAAGATCTGCTCCTTTGTTCGTCTTGCAGGATGTAATCTCCGGTGCAGTTACTGTGATACCTCCTATTCGTGGGACCACGGAACTACCATGGCTGTCGATACCATTGTTAAGGAAATTCAAAAACAGAAAACCACCCTGGTTGAAATTACCGGCGGGGAACCGCTCATCCAGGATGAAACCCCTGCTCTGTGCAGTGCTTTTTTGCACAAAGGGTATACCGTGCTGATCGAAACAAACGGCACACTGGATATCTCCCGTCTTCCTGAAGGATGCATCCGGATTATGGATATCAAGTGCCCCTCCAGCGGGATGAGTCAAAAATTTCAGTATGATAACCTGGCACATCTTGTCACCACCGATCAGTGCAAATTTGTTATGGTCGATAAAAGCGATTTTGACTGGGCTGCCCGTTTTATCCATACACATCATCTGCTGGGAAAATGCGAAATAGTATTTTCTCCTGTAGCAAGCAGCCTTCAGGCAAAAGACCTTGCTCACTGGATTCTTGATTCCAGTCTCGATGTGCGGCTGGGAATACAGCTTCATAAAGTTATAGGGGATATACTGTGA
- a CDS encoding thiamine-phosphate pyrophosphorylase, producing MKQKEIQGIYRVLDVNFNRLREALRVIEEFVRFIRTDAHYSSEIKTLRHSLRELEEGVDSRHLIANRDTSTDPFSRSNSAREQDRKGADEVLAANFKRAQEASRVIEEYIKLTDTAHLSATAKTLRFSLYSLEKKFRENYIG from the coding sequence TTGAAACAGAAAGAAATCCAGGGCATCTACCGGGTTTTGGATGTAAATTTCAATCGCCTCCGGGAGGCGTTGCGGGTTATTGAAGAATTTGTCAGGTTTATCAGAACAGATGCACATTATTCTTCGGAGATAAAAACGCTTCGCCATTCTCTTCGGGAGTTGGAAGAAGGAGTCGACAGCCGGCATCTGATTGCCAACCGGGATACGTCGACCGATCCCTTTTCGCGATCCAATTCCGCACGGGAGCAAGACAGAAAGGGTGCCGATGAAGTGCTTGCTGCGAATTTCAAGCGGGCACAGGAAGCATCACGGGTTATTGAAGAGTATATTAAATTAACAGATACCGCGCATCTTTCAGCAACGGCGAAAACACTGCGGTTTTCATTGTATTCGCTCGAAAAAAAATTCAGAGAGAACTATATTGGCTGA
- the queD gene encoding 6-carboxytetrahydropterin synthase QueD: MYEITTESSFSAAHHLYNYGGPCENPHGHNWIVRATVACEKLDEIGIGIDFRKLRTNLAAIVDELDHTDLNKVFNRVELNPSSENIARYIYEKLSESINEGARKVSRVEVIESPGSSAIYYE, from the coding sequence ATGTATGAAATAACTACCGAAAGCTCATTTTCGGCCGCCCATCATCTGTATAATTACGGCGGGCCCTGCGAAAATCCTCATGGGCATAACTGGATTGTACGGGCGACGGTGGCCTGCGAAAAACTGGATGAGATCGGAATTGGTATCGATTTCCGTAAGCTGCGTACGAATCTGGCTGCTATTGTCGATGAACTCGATCATACCGATTTGAACAAGGTATTTAACCGGGTCGAGTTGAATCCTTCATCGGAGAATATTGCACGGTATATTTACGAGAAGTTGTCCGAATCAATCAACGAGGGGGCACGCAAAGTCTCCCGCGTCGAAGTCATCGAATCTCCAGGAAGTTCGGCGATCTACTACGAATAA